From a single Pseudobutyrivibrio xylanivorans genomic region:
- a CDS encoding ATP-binding protein gives MFIGRKNEIEKLNGFYEGETVSVAVVSGSIGVGKTSLLQEFAQEKNAIFFEAYETTGKHQLERLGQLMGMEALDAASFCKEISERASKEKQLIIIDQYPNFVKADSEFDRLLHDYVVGEWKDLPVKLIFCSDAFVLIDKHVNGKKAIWSKDISLDLEVKPLGFYDSCQFFGDASPKEAAYLYGITGGIPYNLVRVANLLGIGGFKGYGLSPITRDDKLKEITVKLFLDKNTNFGLNPEKVMATELRELAYYNYMLATLAKGLNRVNQISAEVEKPKDVVVPYLNSLMAIGICTKDTAITEITNRKKTRYSIVNTSTLFWYKFVVPNVDDYNCGNVEKLWAAVEESLDDYMKTVFIKICGEYLADQSEKNQLPFTVEEIGNWWVNDDEAGTTDGFDLVSLGKCDGKSATIFAQCYYNHEPIEVAQLKLLIEKTKQLHRQGDAFYLVFSNAGFHENAVTISSAIKNIMLITLDEMR, from the coding sequence ATGTTTATAGGAAGAAAAAATGAAATCGAGAAATTAAATGGGTTTTATGAGGGAGAAACTGTTTCTGTTGCAGTAGTATCTGGTTCCATTGGTGTTGGCAAAACTTCGCTTTTACAGGAGTTTGCACAGGAAAAGAATGCTATATTCTTTGAGGCATATGAAACTACGGGAAAGCATCAGCTTGAACGCTTAGGGCAGCTGATGGGAATGGAAGCACTGGATGCTGCCAGTTTCTGTAAAGAGATTAGTGAGAGAGCATCAAAGGAAAAGCAGCTCATTATAATCGATCAATATCCAAACTTCGTAAAGGCAGATTCCGAATTTGATAGACTTCTACACGACTATGTAGTTGGTGAATGGAAGGACCTTCCGGTTAAATTGATATTCTGCTCAGATGCTTTTGTGCTGATTGACAAGCATGTTAATGGTAAGAAAGCTATATGGTCTAAGGATATCAGCTTGGATTTAGAGGTTAAACCCTTAGGATTTTATGATTCCTGCCAATTCTTTGGGGATGCTAGTCCAAAAGAGGCAGCATATTTATATGGAATCACAGGTGGTATACCATATAATCTTGTCAGAGTAGCAAATCTTTTGGGAATTGGTGGATTTAAAGGCTATGGTCTTTCTCCAATTACTAGAGATGATAAACTTAAAGAAATTACAGTAAAACTATTTTTAGATAAAAACACAAATTTTGGCCTTAATCCAGAAAAGGTTATGGCGACGGAGCTTAGAGAGCTTGCATATTATAATTATATGTTGGCAACCTTGGCAAAGGGGCTGAATCGTGTTAATCAGATTTCTGCAGAGGTTGAGAAGCCAAAGGATGTTGTTGTTCCATATTTGAATTCCTTAATGGCAATTGGTATCTGTACAAAGGATACAGCTATTACTGAGATTACAAATAGAAAGAAAACACGTTATTCAATCGTAAACACGAGCACATTGTTTTGGTACAAGTTTGTTGTACCAAATGTTGATGATTACAATTGTGGAAATGTTGAAAAGCTATGGGCAGCCGTTGAGGAATCTTTGGATGACTACATGAAGACCGTATTCATCAAGATTTGTGGTGAGTATCTGGCAGACCAAAGCGAGAAGAATCAGTTACCATTTACTGTTGAAGAAATAGGAAACTGGTGGGTAAATGATGACGAGGCAGGCACAACAGATGGATTTGATTTGGTTTCATTAGGAAAGTGTGATGGCAAATCTGCTACTATTTTTGCTCAGTGCTATTACAATCACGAACCAATTGAGGTTGCGCAGCTGAAGTTGCTTATTGAGAAGACTAAGCAGCTTCATAGGCAGGGGGATGCATTTTATCTTGTGTTCTCGAACGCAGGATTTCATGAAAACGCTGTTACCATTTCATCAGCGATTAAAAATATTATGCTGATTACGCTTGATGAGATGAGATAA
- a CDS encoding Dabb family protein: MVKHIILWTLKDELSAEEKEQVKKGIKEGLEGLAGKIPGMIDIKVNINGLASSNADLMLDSSFESEEALKGYAVHPEHVAVADGKVRPYTKIRSCLDFEV, encoded by the coding sequence ATGGTAAAACACATTATTTTATGGACACTGAAGGATGAGCTTTCAGCAGAGGAAAAAGAGCAGGTAAAGAAGGGAATCAAAGAAGGACTTGAGGGGTTGGCTGGAAAAATTCCAGGAATGATTGATATAAAAGTTAATATCAATGGACTTGCCAGTTCAAATGCAGATTTGATGCTGGATTCTTCTTTTGAAAGTGAGGAAGCTCTTAAAGGGTACGCAGTGCATCCAGAGCATGTTGCAGTTGCTGACGGAAAGGTCAGACCTTACACAAAAATTAGAAGTTGCCTAGACTTTGAGGTGTAG
- a CDS encoding transketolase family protein, translating into MADVKKIATRESYGNALVALGEKYDNVVVLDADLAEATKTGIFKKAFPERHIDCGIAEANMVGIAAGIASTGKVPFCSSFAMFAAGRAFEQVRNSVGYPHLNVKIGATHAGISVGEDGASHQCNEDIALMRTIPGMTIINPSDDVEAKAAVEAAYKMDGPVYLRFGRLAVPVINDNADYKFEIGKGVVLKEGKDLTIIATGLEVNESLEAAKKLAEDGIDAEVINIHTIKPIDADLIVKSASKTGKVVTVEEHSVIGGLGGAVAEVLSEKCPTKMLRIGVKDTFGESGPAVKLLAKYELDAEGIYKQIKAFL; encoded by the coding sequence ATGGCAGATGTTAAGAAAATCGCAACTCGTGAGAGCTACGGTAACGCTCTCGTTGCTTTAGGTGAGAAATATGATAATGTTGTAGTTCTTGATGCAGATCTCGCTGAGGCTACAAAGACAGGTATTTTTAAGAAGGCGTTCCCAGAGCGTCACATTGACTGTGGAATCGCAGAGGCAAACATGGTTGGTATTGCTGCTGGTATCGCTAGCACAGGAAAGGTTCCATTCTGCTCATCATTTGCTATGTTCGCAGCAGGTAGAGCTTTTGAACAGGTTCGTAACTCAGTTGGTTACCCACATCTTAATGTTAAGATTGGTGCTACACATGCTGGTATTTCAGTAGGTGAGGACGGCGCTTCTCATCAGTGTAACGAGGATATCGCTCTTATGCGTACAATCCCAGGAATGACAATCATCAATCCTTCAGATGATGTAGAAGCTAAGGCTGCTGTAGAGGCTGCTTACAAGATGGATGGCCCAGTTTACCTTAGATTTGGACGTCTTGCAGTACCTGTAATCAACGACAATGCAGATTACAAGTTTGAAATCGGCAAGGGTGTTGTTCTTAAGGAAGGCAAGGACCTTACAATCATTGCTACAGGTCTTGAGGTTAATGAGTCTCTTGAGGCTGCTAAGAAGCTTGCAGAGGACGGAATTGATGCAGAGGTTATCAATATCCATACAATTAAGCCTATCGATGCAGATCTTATCGTAAAGAGCGCTTCAAAGACAGGTAAGGTTGTTACTGTTGAAGAGCATTCAGTTATTGGGGGTCTTGGTGGAGCCGTTGCAGAGGTTCTTTCTGAGAAGTGCCCTACAAAGATGCTTCGCATCGGTGTAAAGGATACATTCGGAGAGTCAGGCCCAGCTGTAAAGCTTCTTGCTAAGTATGAGCTCGACGCTGAAGGAATCTACAAGCAGATTAAAGCATTTTTATAA
- a CDS encoding zinc dependent phospholipase C family protein, with amino-acid sequence MPGFITHLTFGEQTLSFIDSKETISILDTHSTCFGLGLQGPDIFFYHIPSYLLYKLNIGNIMHRQNVMLFFDNLINARNFMDNEKDRAVCDAYIIGFIGHYSLDVACHPYIYYKSDHFNNLKRGHAYDFGKHVSLETDIDHILLDHYFHIRPNQFDYAAAVRPTKDQKIIIANLLHSAINNTFPNNKVRLCTIKGAINSFIKLNKMMHDPKGKKKKCIRNIEQFIFKCCVISAMIPSDTIIKYVDPCNTLHNTWHNPWNPIIPRTESVIDLINKTMPQYLDRIKLYMLSCGNLDNINDELDSIIETDRYLHYRNQLLANLSDLSYISGLPIKN; translated from the coding sequence ATGCCTGGATTTATCACTCATCTAACCTTTGGAGAACAAACCTTATCATTCATAGATTCAAAAGAAACAATCTCTATTTTAGACACTCATTCCACCTGTTTTGGCCTGGGCCTACAGGGGCCTGACATATTTTTCTATCATATTCCGTCATATCTTTTATATAAACTGAATATTGGTAATATCATGCACAGGCAAAATGTAATGCTATTCTTTGATAATCTAATCAACGCCAGAAACTTCATGGACAACGAAAAAGATCGAGCTGTATGTGATGCTTATATAATTGGGTTTATAGGACATTACTCATTAGACGTAGCTTGTCATCCATATATATATTATAAAAGCGATCATTTTAATAACCTTAAACGAGGTCACGCCTACGATTTTGGCAAACACGTTTCATTAGAGACTGATATTGATCACATTCTGCTAGATCACTACTTCCACATTCGTCCAAACCAATTCGACTACGCTGCCGCAGTACGTCCAACTAAAGATCAGAAAATAATAATTGCTAACCTATTACATTCTGCTATAAACAATACTTTTCCAAACAATAAAGTACGTCTTTGTACAATCAAAGGCGCTATAAATTCATTTATAAAGCTTAACAAAATGATGCATGACCCAAAAGGTAAGAAGAAAAAATGCATTAGAAATATAGAACAATTTATTTTTAAATGCTGTGTAATATCTGCCATGATTCCAAGTGACACAATAATAAAATACGTAGACCCTTGTAATACGTTACACAACACTTGGCATAACCCTTGGAATCCGATTATTCCTCGTACTGAAAGTGTAATAGACTTGATTAATAAAACCATGCCACAGTATCTAGACCGAATTAAGCTCTATATGCTTTCCTGCGGCAATTTAGATAATATTAATGATGAATTAGATTCTATAATAGAAACAGATCGCTATCTTCACTATAGAAATCAGCTTCTAGCCAATTTAAGTGATTTAAGCTATATCAGCGGTCTACCGATTAAAAATTAA
- a CDS encoding flavodoxin family protein, translated as MKTVVINGQNHKGSTYHIGIELAEKIGGEITEFFLPRDFGEFCVGCTSCFLNGEDTCPHANKLKPITDAMDEADVIILTSPVYVYHATGAMKALLDHYGFRWMVHRPEEKMFKKQGVVISTAAGGGMKSTNKDMADSLHYWGIPKIYKIGMAVAAISWEKISPKKMEKIHKETDTLAKQIIANNGKVKPGLKTKGFFGICRLIQKSGYNPKDMEYWKEKGWLEKRRPWKER; from the coding sequence ATGAAAACTGTAGTAATCAATGGGCAGAACCACAAGGGCTCTACCTATCACATTGGAATTGAACTTGCTGAAAAAATAGGCGGGGAAATTACAGAGTTTTTTCTACCAAGAGATTTTGGTGAGTTTTGCGTTGGCTGTACCAGTTGCTTCTTAAATGGCGAAGATACCTGCCCACATGCCAATAAACTTAAACCAATCACAGATGCTATGGATGAAGCGGATGTTATTATTCTAACCAGTCCAGTTTATGTTTACCACGCTACGGGTGCTATGAAAGCGCTGCTTGACCACTACGGTTTCCGATGGATGGTACATCGACCTGAGGAGAAGATGTTTAAAAAGCAGGGCGTGGTTATCAGCACTGCAGCAGGCGGGGGAATGAAATCAACCAATAAAGATATGGCAGATAGCCTACATTATTGGGGAATACCAAAGATATATAAAATTGGAATGGCTGTTGCGGCGATAAGTTGGGAGAAGATTTCACCAAAGAAGATGGAGAAGATTCATAAAGAAACTGATACGCTTGCTAAGCAAATCATAGCAAATAATGGTAAGGTAAAACCGGGGTTAAAAACAAAAGGTTTCTTTGGAATATGTCGTTTGATTCAAAAGAGTGGATATAACCCAAAGGATATGGAATATTGGAAAGAAAAAGGATGGTTGGAGAAACGCCGTCCTTGGAAGGAGAGATAA
- a CDS encoding arsenate reductase family protein, translated as MKVYCYERCTTCKKALKWLDDNGIKYQLMDIKGDHPDEKTLRAAHKKSGVELKKFFNTSGQLYRQMELTKKLPEMSDDEKFKLLASDGMLVKRPLVITDDAVLLGFKEAEWTEVLK; from the coding sequence ATGAAGGTATACTGTTACGAACGATGTACAACTTGTAAGAAGGCATTAAAGTGGTTAGATGATAATGGGATTAAGTACCAACTAATGGATATAAAGGGAGACCATCCTGATGAGAAGACTCTTAGGGCTGCTCACAAAAAGAGTGGTGTCGAGCTGAAGAAGTTTTTTAATACAAGTGGACAGCTTTACAGACAGATGGAGCTTACAAAGAAATTACCAGAGATGTCTGATGATGAAAAGTTTAAGCTTTTGGCATCAGACGGAATGCTTGTAAAACGACCACTTGTTATTACAGATGATGCAGTGCTTCTTGGATTTAAAGAGGCTGAATGGACAGAGGTGCTTAAGTAG
- a CDS encoding methyltransferase family protein, protein MTKELFFQAIIKLVAGIVILGALLFIPAGTFNYWNGWLFLAVLFIPMFIAGIIMMFKNQELLKKRLNAKEEQGEQKLVVLFSGIMFIAAFGVAGLNFRFKWIVLPQWAIIVATIIFLIAYILYAEVIRENEFLSRTVEVQENQKVVDTGLYGIVRHPMYSVTLLLFGAMPWILGSPISFIIMLIYIPIIVKRIKNEEQVLKEGLEGYSDYCEKVRYRIIPFIY, encoded by the coding sequence ATGACAAAGGAATTATTCTTTCAGGCAATTATAAAGCTTGTTGCAGGGATTGTTATACTTGGGGCATTATTATTTATACCTGCAGGTACCTTTAATTATTGGAATGGCTGGCTGTTTCTGGCAGTTCTCTTTATTCCAATGTTTATAGCAGGCATCATTATGATGTTTAAAAATCAAGAGCTTCTCAAAAAGAGATTAAATGCCAAGGAAGAGCAAGGGGAACAGAAGCTGGTAGTGCTCTTTAGTGGAATAATGTTTATCGCAGCCTTTGGTGTAGCGGGACTAAATTTCAGATTTAAGTGGATTGTTTTGCCTCAATGGGCAATTATAGTTGCTACCATCATTTTCTTAATAGCTTACATTTTATATGCAGAGGTAATTAGAGAGAATGAATTCCTTTCAAGAACTGTAGAGGTTCAGGAAAACCAAAAGGTTGTAGATACAGGGCTTTATGGAATCGTGAGACACCCAATGTATTCAGTTACCCTGTTGTTATTTGGAGCAATGCCTTGGATTTTGGGCTCCCCAATTTCTTTTATAATTATGCTTATCTATATTCCTATTATTGTAAAAAGAATAAAAAATGAGGAGCAGGTTTTGAAGGAAGGACTTGAAGGTTACAGCGATTATTGTGAAAAGGTACGCTATAGAATTATTCCTTTCATATATTAG
- a CDS encoding histidine phosphatase family protein has translation MQLIFIRHGDPDYENDTLTEKGHREAQLLADIIEQYRIDEVYQSPLGRAKDTAAYSCKKLGIEPVTLDWLKEFPAQADPNISEDVRRAYANELQKDETTGEYKSHILWDVLPSYYIDHPELFDRNGWRESSLVKASNMPALYDEVTGEFEKFLKANGYEKEGMAYRVSQNNDKVIAFYCHYGLTSLLLSYLWNVSPFVVWQFTALAPTSVTEVASEEREKGIATFRTLRAGDISHLRIGNEEPSFSARFCERYENMDERH, from the coding sequence ATGCAACTTATATTTATTAGACACGGGGACCCAGACTATGAAAATGATACGCTTACAGAGAAAGGACATCGTGAGGCACAGCTTCTCGCAGATATTATTGAGCAATATCGTATAGACGAAGTGTATCAGTCGCCTCTTGGTAGAGCAAAAGACACAGCGGCCTACAGCTGCAAGAAATTAGGTATTGAACCGGTTACTTTAGATTGGCTGAAGGAGTTTCCTGCTCAGGCCGACCCTAATATTTCCGAGGATGTTCGTAGAGCATATGCTAATGAGCTTCAGAAAGATGAGACAACTGGTGAATACAAGTCTCATATTCTTTGGGATGTGTTGCCATCATATTATATTGACCATCCAGAGCTTTTTGATAGAAATGGTTGGAGGGAATCCAGTCTGGTAAAGGCTAGCAATATGCCGGCTCTTTATGATGAAGTAACTGGCGAGTTTGAGAAGTTTTTGAAGGCTAATGGCTACGAGAAAGAGGGAATGGCATACAGGGTATCGCAAAATAACGATAAAGTAATCGCATTCTATTGCCACTATGGACTTACATCCTTGTTACTCTCATATCTGTGGAATGTATCACCTTTTGTGGTGTGGCAGTTTACGGCCTTGGCTCCAACTTCTGTTACAGAGGTGGCATCCGAGGAGAGAGAAAAGGGAATTGCTACATTTAGAACTCTCCGTGCAGGAGATATATCGCATTTACGAATCGGAAATGAGGAGCCATCATTTTCGGCAAGATTTTGCGAAAGATATGAAAACATGGATGAAAGACATTAA
- a CDS encoding purine biosynthesis protein PurH: MSYLIKDTTKEEREQIVKESLGNIEANCDGCMAGLAEMYQDYIDGKKELRDINMEFNARYVKDNDMETRGSSCVM; the protein is encoded by the coding sequence ATGTCATATTTAATTAAGGATACAACAAAAGAAGAGCGTGAGCAGATTGTTAAGGAGTCTCTTGGAAATATTGAGGCAAACTGTGACGGCTGTATGGCAGGTTTGGCTGAGATGTATCAGGATTACATTGATGGTAAGAAGGAACTCAGAGATATAAATATGGAATTCAATGCCAGATATGTTAAGGACAACGATATGGAGACTCGTGGTTCCAGCTGCGTGATGTAG
- a CDS encoding prolyl-tRNA synthetase associated domain-containing protein, which produces MELIKGRPDNIEGRLPREVRTYDFLDSLGIEYERTDHERTDTMEACNKVDEILGVVICKNLFLCNRQKTSFYLLMMPGDKKFKTKELSSQIGSSRLSFAEPEDMLKYLDIEPGSVSIMGLMNDKDNAVQLLIDEDVLKDDYIGCHPCVNTSSMKLLTEDVIQKFLPAVGHDYRTVHLVGED; this is translated from the coding sequence ATGGAACTAATAAAGGGAAGACCAGATAATATAGAGGGACGTTTGCCAAGGGAGGTTCGTACTTACGATTTTTTAGATTCGCTTGGAATCGAATATGAGAGAACAGACCACGAAAGGACGGATACCATGGAGGCCTGTAACAAGGTCGATGAGATTTTGGGCGTAGTGATTTGTAAGAATCTATTTCTATGCAATCGTCAGAAGACGTCATTTTATCTGCTGATGATGCCAGGAGATAAGAAGTTTAAGACAAAGGAATTATCATCACAGATAGGCTCTTCCAGACTTTCATTTGCAGAACCGGAGGATATGTTGAAATACCTAGACATCGAGCCGGGTTCTGTAAGCATTATGGGACTTATGAATGACAAGGACAATGCTGTGCAGCTCCTGATTGACGAGGATGTTCTTAAAGATGATTACATCGGATGTCATCCGTGTGTGAATACATCAAGTATGAAATTACTCACGGAAGATGTGATTCAGAAGTTTCTGCCAGCAGTGGGACATGATTATAGGACTGTTCACTTGGTTGGGGAAGATTAA
- a CDS encoding transketolase — protein MTNQELKKTATEVRKGIIEGVHAAKAGHPGGSLSATEVFTYLYFEEMNIDPKNPKKADRDRFVLSKGHTAPGLYSTLAQRGFFPVEDLKTLRSIGSHLQGHPCVQHTPGIDASSGSLGQGISVAVGMALSAKLSNESYRVYTLLGDGEIQEGQVWEASMFAAAKKLDNLCVIVDNNGLQIDGRIEDVNSPYPIPDKFRAFNFHVVEVADGNDFDQLRAAFKEARETKGQPTAIVMKTVKGKGVSFMENQVGWHGKAPNDEEYAIAMEELKKAGEE, from the coding sequence ATGACTAATCAAGAGCTTAAGAAAACAGCTACTGAGGTCCGCAAGGGCATCATTGAGGGTGTTCATGCAGCTAAGGCTGGACATCCAGGTGGATCATTATCAGCGACAGAGGTATTTACATACCTTTATTTTGAAGAGATGAATATTGATCCAAAGAATCCAAAGAAGGCAGATCGTGACAGATTTGTGCTTTCTAAGGGACACACTGCACCAGGTCTTTATTCTACACTTGCACAGAGAGGATTTTTCCCAGTTGAGGATTTAAAGACTCTTCGTAGTATTGGTTCACATCTTCAGGGACATCCATGTGTACAGCACACACCAGGTATCGATGCATCATCTGGCTCACTTGGACAGGGTATTTCTGTAGCCGTTGGTATGGCTCTTTCTGCAAAGCTTTCAAATGAAAGCTATCGTGTATATACACTTCTTGGAGATGGTGAGATTCAGGAAGGTCAGGTTTGGGAAGCATCAATGTTTGCAGCTGCAAAGAAGCTTGATAATCTTTGTGTAATCGTTGATAACAACGGTCTTCAGATAGATGGTCGCATTGAGGATGTTAACAGCCCATATCCAATTCCAGACAAGTTCAGAGCATTCAACTTCCATGTTGTAGAGGTCGCTGATGGAAATGATTTTGATCAGCTTCGCGCTGCTTTCAAAGAGGCTAGAGAGACAAAGGGACAGCCTACTGCAATTGTTATGAAGACAGTTAAGGGCAAGGGCGTTTCATTCATGGAGAACCAGGTAGGATGGCACGGAAAGGCTCCTAACGATGAAGAATATGCAATTGCTATGGAAGAATTAAAGAAAGCAGGTGAAGAGTAA
- a CDS encoding rubredoxin, giving the protein MKYVCDVCGYVFDEELGEPDWDVEPGTKFEDLPEDFVCPVCLVEKEHFKPVEE; this is encoded by the coding sequence ATGAAGTATGTATGTGATGTATGCGGGTATGTTTTTGATGAAGAGCTGGGAGAGCCAGATTGGGACGTTGAACCAGGAACAAAATTTGAGGATTTGCCAGAGGATTTTGTATGCCCAGTTTGTTTAGTCGAGAAAGAACATTTCAAACCTGTAGAAGAGTAA
- a CDS encoding aldose epimerase family protein, which yields MEKEKLGVTKNNEDIIAYTLVNKNGMQAKIMNYGCNLLELWVPDSEGILSDVVLGYDKIEDYFVNGPGFGCCICPNGNRIGDAKFTLNGVEYKLDVNDGKNNLHSGFNPMHKRIWDVESVDDSHITFTCHKADGECGFPGEMDITITYTLGDDNSLKLEYSGISDVDTVFNPTNHSYFNLNGHDTGSVMNHIVWVDADKYTHTDEASIPHGELRDVKGTPMDFTTPKPLSKDTDADYDQLNWAGGFDHNYCLNNPSLTKPSCTLEDPESGRKMEVYTDLPGVQLYAGNYLDTSHIGKGGVTYDKRYGVCFESQYFPNALNVPSFAQPIAKAGVKAHSTTIYKFV from the coding sequence GTGGAAAAAGAAAAACTTGGCGTAACAAAAAATAACGAAGATATTATCGCCTATACACTTGTAAACAAAAATGGTATGCAGGCTAAAATCATGAATTATGGCTGTAACCTTTTGGAACTTTGGGTTCCAGATTCAGAGGGTATACTTTCAGATGTTGTACTTGGATATGACAAAATTGAGGACTATTTCGTAAACGGTCCTGGTTTTGGCTGCTGCATCTGTCCAAATGGTAATCGTATCGGTGATGCAAAATTCACTCTCAATGGTGTTGAATATAAGCTTGATGTAAACGATGGTAAGAACAATCTTCACTCTGGCTTCAATCCTATGCATAAGCGCATTTGGGATGTCGAATCTGTTGATGACAGCCATATCACTTTCACATGCCACAAGGCTGATGGCGAGTGCGGATTCCCAGGAGAGATGGATATCACTATCACTTATACTCTTGGAGATGACAACTCTTTAAAGCTTGAATATAGTGGAATCTCAGATGTTGATACAGTTTTCAACCCAACTAACCACAGCTACTTCAATCTTAACGGTCACGACACTGGTTCCGTTATGAATCACATTGTTTGGGTAGATGCTGATAAGTATACTCACACAGATGAAGCTTCTATCCCACACGGCGAGCTCCGCGACGTTAAGGGAACTCCGATGGATTTTACAACTCCAAAGCCTCTTAGCAAGGATACTGATGCAGATTATGACCAGCTCAACTGGGCAGGCGGCTTCGACCACAACTACTGCTTAAATAATCCATCACTTACTAAGCCATCTTGCACTCTTGAAGATCCTGAGAGCGGCAGAAAAATGGAAGTTTATACTGATTTACCTGGCGTTCAACTATATGCTGGCAATTACCTTGATACATCACATATTGGTAAGGGTGGCGTTACCTACGATAAGCGTTATGGCGTGTGCTTCGAGTCTCAGTACTTCCCAAATGCACTCAACGTACCAAGCTTTGCACAGCCTATCGCCAAAGCAGGCGTAAAAGCTCACTCAACTACAATTTATAAATTCGTATAA
- a CDS encoding alpha/beta hydrolase: MSKKLAVIFPGVGYHADKPLLYYSKKLAKNKEYETIEIKYELPEAGTVIKADAEKRQQAFDTAFEQVTEQLKDIVFTDYEKVVFIGKSIGTALAARYNMTYELEADQIIFTPIETTFAFVNPCEGFVFHGDADPLCDTDMCTQLCDELSLTYVVIPNANHSLETGDVMVDIANLQTVMELVDKLI, from the coding sequence ATGAGTAAAAAACTTGCAGTTATATTCCCAGGAGTGGGTTACCATGCAGACAAGCCACTTCTTTATTATTCAAAAAAGCTTGCCAAGAATAAAGAATACGAGACTATTGAAATTAAATACGAATTGCCTGAGGCAGGAACGGTGATAAAAGCAGATGCCGAAAAGCGCCAGCAGGCTTTTGACACAGCCTTTGAGCAGGTGACAGAACAGTTAAAAGATATCGTATTTACGGATTATGAAAAGGTGGTTTTCATTGGAAAAAGTATCGGTACAGCCTTAGCAGCAAGATACAACATGACCTATGAGTTAGAGGCAGATCAAATCATTTTTACACCTATAGAAACAACCTTTGCGTTTGTTAACCCTTGTGAAGGCTTTGTATTCCACGGTGATGCTGATCCACTCTGCGACACAGATATGTGTACACAGCTTTGCGATGAATTATCACTTACTTATGTGGTAATACCAAATGCAAATCATTCTCTTGAAACGGGGGATGTGATGGTGGATATTGCCAACCTTCAAACAGTAATGGAGTTGGTTGATAAGCTGATATAA
- a CDS encoding class I SAM-dependent methyltransferase, with translation MQIGSSNDTAAVKAQYATSKRYDVRVNFHDMYSTNKQGYSDWLVSNYDIREGMKVLELGGGPGGLWVGREDIIARCSKFVFTDFSEGMLETAKKNLGERDNIEFRVADIQNLDFEDDEFDVVIANGMLYHVPDLEKALSEVRRVLKDGGVFYCATFGENNFTDKLAEWFELGGEEFHPNHNFTLQNGGEKLQKEFKEAKVIVFEDSLHITEMEHLVEYLQSLASFKAILDLPVEKIREILSTHFENGAIDLPKEYGTFACQ, from the coding sequence ATGCAAATTGGAAGTTCAAATGATACAGCGGCTGTAAAGGCACAGTATGCAACATCAAAGAGATACGATGTTAGGGTTAATTTTCACGACATGTATTCAACAAACAAGCAAGGATATAGCGACTGGCTTGTTTCCAACTATGATATCCGTGAAGGCATGAAAGTTCTTGAGCTTGGCGGAGGACCAGGCGGCTTGTGGGTAGGAAGAGAAGACATTATAGCAAGATGCAGCAAGTTCGTATTTACGGATTTTTCTGAGGGAATGCTTGAGACAGCTAAAAAGAATTTAGGTGAGCGCGATAATATAGAATTCAGAGTGGCTGATATTCAGAATCTTGATTTTGAAGATGACGAATTTGATGTGGTAATTGCAAATGGAATGCTTTATCACGTGCCGGATTTGGAAAAAGCACTGAGTGAAGTTAGAAGAGTATTAAAGGATGGTGGAGTATTTTACTGCGCTACTTTTGGAGAGAACAATTTCACAGATAAGCTTGCTGAGTGGTTTGAATTAGGCGGTGAGGAGTTCCACCCTAATCACAATTTTACATTACAAAATGGCGGAGAGAAGCTCCAAAAGGAATTCAAGGAAGCGAAAGTAATTGTCTTTGAGGATTCTCTTCATATCACTGAAATGGAGCATCTTGTAGAGTATCTTCAGAGTCTTGCATCTTTTAAGGCAATTTTAGATTTACCAGTTGAGAAAATTAGAGAGATTCTTTCAACTCATTTTGAGAATGGTGCAATTGATTTGCCTAAGGAATATGGAACATTTGCCTGCCAGTAA